In Shinella sp. XGS7, a single genomic region encodes these proteins:
- a CDS encoding helical backbone metal receptor: protein MRAAPRIACLVPSLSELLAALGLAPFMVARTGFCIHPAETMAAIPKVGGTKDVNLDKLRRLAPSHVIVNVDENRLETVQALREFVPHILVTHPMDPADNLALLGQLQAAFGTLEGVAARAAALGEALQAELARCAAQTWPGEDVLYLIWREPWMTVARDTYIARMLARVGWRSWPDVQGGESGAARYPVLRGDEPWLARVQRVLLSSEPYRFEAAHLPLAQALCPQARVQLVDGELLSWYGPRVAQGLAYLRGLAQHSQ from the coding sequence ATGAGGGCCGCGCCGCGCATCGCCTGCCTGGTGCCCTCCCTCAGCGAGCTGCTGGCGGCCCTGGGCCTGGCGCCCTTCATGGTGGCGCGCACCGGTTTCTGCATCCACCCCGCCGAGACCATGGCCGCCATTCCCAAGGTGGGCGGCACCAAGGATGTGAACCTCGACAAGCTGCGCCGCCTGGCGCCCAGCCATGTGATCGTCAATGTGGACGAGAACCGGCTGGAGACCGTGCAGGCCCTGCGCGAGTTCGTGCCCCACATCCTCGTCACCCACCCCATGGACCCGGCCGACAACCTGGCCCTGCTGGGGCAGCTTCAGGCGGCCTTCGGCACCCTGGAGGGCGTGGCCGCGCGCGCCGCGGCCCTGGGCGAGGCCCTGCAGGCCGAGCTGGCGCGCTGCGCCGCCCAGACCTGGCCGGGCGAGGACGTGCTCTACCTGATCTGGCGCGAGCCCTGGATGACGGTGGCGCGCGACACCTATATCGCCCGCATGCTGGCGCGCGTGGGCTGGCGCAGCTGGCCCGATGTGCAGGGCGGCGAATCCGGCGCGGCCCGCTACCCCGTGCTGCGCGGCGACGAACCCTGGCTGGCGCGGGTGCAGCGCGTGCTGCTGAGCTCCGAGCCCTACCGCTTCGAGGCCGCCCACCTGCCCCTGGCCCAGGCCCTGTGCCCGCAGGCCCGGGTGCAGCTGGTGGATGGAGAGCTGCTGAGCTGGTACGGCCCGCGCGTGGCCCAGGGTCTGGCCTATTTGCGGGGCCTGGCCCAGCACTCACAATGA
- a CDS encoding RNA-binding protein yields the protein MGNKLYVGNLAYSVRDESLQEAFSQFGTVTSAKVMMDRETGRSKGFGFVEMASDAEAQSAINGMNGQPLEGRAIVVNVARPREERPGGFGGGGSRGGFGGGGGGGYGGGRSGGGGFGGGGRSGGGGFGGGGGGGGYGGGRSGGGGYGGGGSRGGY from the coding sequence ATGGGAAACAAGCTTTATGTGGGCAATCTGGCCTACAGCGTGCGTGACGAGTCTCTGCAAGAGGCTTTCTCGCAATTCGGCACCGTGACCTCTGCAAAGGTCATGATGGATCGCGAAACCGGCCGTTCCAAGGGCTTCGGCTTCGTGGAAATGGCTTCGGATGCCGAAGCGCAATCCGCCATCAACGGCATGAACGGTCAGCCTCTGGAAGGCCGTGCCATCGTCGTGAACGTGGCACGTCCCCGTGAAGAGCGTCCGGGCGGCTTCGGCGGCGGCGGCAGCCGTGGCGGCTTCGGTGGCGGTGGCGGCGGCGGTTACGGCGGCGGCCGTTCCGGTGGCGGCGGCTTCGGCGGCGGTGGCCGTTCGGGCGGCGGCGGCTTCGGTGGTGGCGGCGGTGGCGGTGGCTACGGCGGCGGCCGCTCCGGCGGTGGTGGCTATGGCGGCGGCGGCAGCCGCGGCGGCTACTGA
- a CDS encoding carbohydrate binding family 9 domain-containing protein, giving the protein MMMNLRLNPLALGALLCLAASLPAAASNPQALRLPAAEAAGLRIDGALDEPAWARAPVHEAFHTFLPEDGQRPPWRTTVQVLVQGDALVFGIRAYDDAPERIRAPLTRRDQVKRDQDFVAVLLDPVGLRRSAQFVRVNAAGVLADGVFTAEDDVEDFAPDFEVQAATRRLDDGYSVELRWPLAALRYPDASCPAGAPPQADCGARPWRLMVTRSVPREASHLLVSAPLTREALNFIAELQPLEGLGDLVETVRERSFLSLRPELTARASRSRGPAGRQREQDLSLGAEIKWRPRADWVLDATLNPDFSQVELDTPQLAGNTRFALSVPEKRPFFLESTDIAGSAELDDSGSLRSLAAFYSRAITDPDWGLRATWRGSDAQATLMQLRDAGGGELLRAHAYGTESYRQPAGSTVSFARGRWHQGPWSVGGLLSQRDYGAGRSNRVLGLEASWHASGSDLLRGQLLLSRTSVGFDAAQGDRPLAQAAEQGQHLWLSWQRRNEDWNNLAYYERISARFAHDNGFVPQSGVQRLLLQTHRRLGGGLLAGLPVYESELQLKLLQTQTLSDPRHGVPGGELLERRVQPGFWFTSARNSEFWGHLGLDAQRARSGGRLHALRTLSLGTGSNPAPWLTWLAAELEWGRRLDVEADRTGRGAWLLLEAKLRTELPRGVWLEFEQRAEQGFVRGPEHSRAFRDLALQSLAVLHLSARDSVRLITQNSHFKRRAEPLAEPALEGAHERQRQVSLVAQHRQGLNRVFSLGLARSRDWGQQQRQTEVFAKAVLGYE; this is encoded by the coding sequence ATGATGATGAACCTGCGACTCAACCCGCTGGCCCTGGGTGCCCTGCTGTGCCTGGCCGCCAGCCTGCCCGCCGCCGCTTCCAATCCCCAGGCCCTGCGCCTGCCCGCGGCCGAGGCGGCTGGCCTGCGCATCGATGGTGCGCTGGACGAGCCCGCCTGGGCCCGCGCGCCCGTGCACGAGGCCTTCCACACCTTTTTGCCCGAGGACGGCCAGCGCCCGCCCTGGCGCACCACGGTGCAGGTGCTGGTGCAGGGCGATGCCCTGGTCTTCGGCATCCGCGCCTATGACGACGCGCCCGAGCGCATCCGCGCGCCGCTGACGCGCCGCGACCAGGTCAAGCGCGACCAGGACTTCGTGGCCGTGCTGCTGGACCCGGTGGGCCTGCGCCGCTCGGCCCAGTTCGTGCGCGTCAACGCCGCGGGCGTGCTGGCCGACGGCGTGTTCACCGCCGAGGACGATGTGGAGGACTTCGCCCCCGATTTCGAGGTGCAGGCCGCCACCCGGCGCCTGGACGACGGCTACAGCGTGGAGCTGCGCTGGCCCCTGGCGGCGCTGCGCTATCCCGATGCCAGCTGCCCGGCCGGCGCGCCGCCCCAGGCCGATTGCGGCGCACGCCCCTGGCGCCTGATGGTCACGCGCAGCGTGCCGCGCGAAGCCAGCCATCTGCTGGTCAGCGCCCCGCTCACGCGTGAGGCCCTGAACTTCATCGCCGAGCTCCAGCCCCTGGAGGGCCTGGGTGATCTGGTGGAGACGGTGCGCGAGCGCAGCTTCCTGAGCCTGCGCCCCGAGCTCACCGCACGCGCCAGCCGCAGCCGCGGCCCCGCGGGCCGGCAGCGCGAGCAGGACCTGTCCCTGGGCGCCGAGATCAAGTGGCGCCCGCGCGCCGACTGGGTGCTGGACGCCACGCTCAACCCCGACTTCTCCCAGGTGGAGCTGGACACGCCCCAGCTGGCCGGCAACACGCGCTTTGCGCTCTCGGTGCCCGAGAAGCGGCCCTTCTTCCTGGAGAGCACCGATATCGCCGGCTCGGCCGAGCTGGACGACAGCGGTTCCCTGCGCTCGCTCGCCGCCTTCTATTCCCGCGCCATCACCGACCCCGACTGGGGCCTGCGCGCCACCTGGCGCGGCAGCGATGCCCAGGCCACGCTGATGCAGCTGCGCGATGCCGGCGGCGGCGAGCTGCTGCGCGCTCATGCCTATGGCACCGAGTCCTATCGTCAGCCGGCCGGCTCCACGGTCAGCTTTGCGCGCGGGCGCTGGCACCAGGGGCCCTGGTCGGTGGGCGGCCTGCTCTCACAGCGCGACTACGGCGCCGGGCGCAGCAATCGCGTGCTGGGTCTGGAGGCCAGCTGGCATGCCAGCGGCAGCGATCTGCTGCGTGGCCAGCTCCTGCTCTCGCGCACCAGCGTGGGCTTCGATGCCGCGCAGGGCGACCGCCCGCTGGCCCAGGCCGCCGAGCAGGGCCAGCATCTCTGGCTGAGCTGGCAGCGCCGCAACGAGGACTGGAACAACCTCGCCTACTACGAGCGCATCAGCGCGCGCTTTGCGCATGACAACGGTTTCGTGCCCCAGTCCGGCGTGCAGCGCCTGCTGCTGCAGACGCACCGGCGCCTGGGCGGCGGCCTGCTGGCGGGTCTGCCGGTCTATGAGTCCGAGCTGCAGCTCAAGCTGCTGCAGACCCAGACCCTGAGCGACCCCCGCCACGGCGTGCCCGGCGGCGAGCTGCTGGAGCGCCGCGTGCAGCCGGGCTTCTGGTTCACCTCGGCGCGCAACAGCGAGTTCTGGGGCCATCTGGGCCTGGACGCGCAGCGCGCCCGCAGCGGCGGCCGCCTGCATGCGCTGCGCACCCTCAGCCTGGGCACGGGCAGCAATCCCGCGCCCTGGCTCACCTGGCTGGCGGCCGAGCTGGAGTGGGGACGCCGTCTGGATGTGGAGGCCGACCGCACCGGCCGCGGCGCCTGGCTACTGCTGGAGGCCAAGCTGCGCACCGAGCTGCCGCGCGGTGTCTGGCTGGAGTTCGAGCAGCGGGCCGAGCAGGGCTTTGTGCGCGGGCCCGAGCACAGCCGCGCCTTCCGCGACCTGGCCCTGCAAAGCCTGGCCGTGCTGCACCTCAGCGCCCGCGACTCCGTGCGCCTGATCACGCAGAACAGCCACTTCAAGCGCCGCGCCGAGCCCCTGGCCGAGCCAGCGCTGGAGGGGGCGCACGAGCGCCAGCGCCAGGTCTCCCTGGTGGCCCAGCATCGCCAGGGCCTGAACCGGGTGTTCAGCCTGGGCCTGGCGCGCTCGCGCGACTGGGGCCAGCAGCAGCGCCAGACCGAAGTCTTTGCCAAGGCGGTGCTGGGCTACGAGTGA
- a CDS encoding SDR family oxidoreductase — protein MSALVSAAPLVFITGASSGIGQALALRYYQAGYRLALVARREAELQAWAREQGLEAGRWAVYGADVRDIASITGAGRACLAAQGLPDVVIANAGISIGIDSAVYEDLEVMRRLYETNNLGLAATFQPFIAAMNARGRGALVGIGSVAGIRGLPGHAAYCSSKAAVISYCESLRGECRPQGVKVVTICPGYIDTPLTRENRYSMPFLMQPADFADRAFEAITAGASYRVIPWQMGVVAKLLRLLPNALFDKLLAGRPRKHRAGH, from the coding sequence ATGAGCGCTCTTGTCTCCGCCGCCCCCCTGGTCTTCATCACCGGCGCCTCCAGCGGCATCGGCCAGGCCCTGGCCCTGCGCTACTACCAGGCCGGCTACCGCCTGGCCCTGGTGGCGCGGCGCGAGGCCGAGCTGCAGGCCTGGGCCCGCGAGCAGGGCCTGGAGGCCGGCCGCTGGGCCGTCTACGGCGCCGATGTGCGCGATATCGCCTCCATCACCGGCGCCGGCCGCGCCTGCCTGGCGGCCCAGGGCCTGCCCGATGTGGTGATCGCCAATGCCGGCATCAGCATCGGCATTGACAGCGCGGTCTATGAGGATCTGGAAGTCATGCGCCGCCTCTACGAGACCAATAATCTCGGCCTGGCCGCCACTTTCCAGCCCTTCATCGCCGCCATGAACGCGCGCGGCCGCGGCGCCCTGGTGGGCATTGGCAGCGTGGCCGGCATCCGCGGTCTGCCCGGCCATGCGGCCTACTGCTCCAGCAAGGCCGCCGTGATCAGCTATTGCGAGAGCCTGCGCGGCGAGTGCCGGCCCCAGGGCGTCAAGGTCGTGACGATCTGCCCCGGCTATATCGACACCCCGCTGACGCGCGAGAACCGCTACAGCATGCCCTTTCTGATGCAGCCGGCCGACTTTGCCGACCGCGCCTTCGAGGCCATCACGGCCGGGGCCAGCTACCGCGTCATCCCCTGGCAGATGGGCGTGGTGGCCAAGCTGCTGCGCCTGCTGCCCAATGCCCTGTTCGACAAGCTGCTGGCCGGCCGTCCGCGCAAGCACCGCGCGGGCCACTGA
- the lptC gene encoding LPS export ABC transporter periplasmic protein LptC, with amino-acid sequence MATLAPPPAGPRRALPRGGQAWLWRLQSLLSSYLPLLLMALLAAGTWWLVKNTPLLDGPMEPVPPRHIPDYRMEGFELQRFDAQGQQRFRIEGSEMRHYPDTDTIEIDQVRLRAIGRDGSLTLATARRAVGNGDGSELQLQGDVSVERYEVLPGGELSASPRLRMDGDFLHAFLDRELLRSHLPMRLRYAGGDIQARSFEYDHLNGRLSFGGRSHARLDPRSPRP; translated from the coding sequence ATGGCCACCCTCGCCCCGCCGCCCGCCGGCCCGCGCCGCGCCCTGCCGCGCGGTGGCCAGGCCTGGCTCTGGCGCCTGCAGAGCCTGCTCTCCAGCTACCTGCCCCTGCTGCTGATGGCCCTGCTGGCCGCCGGCACCTGGTGGCTGGTCAAGAACACCCCCCTGCTGGACGGGCCCATGGAGCCGGTGCCGCCGCGCCACATCCCCGACTACCGCATGGAGGGCTTCGAGCTGCAGCGCTTCGATGCCCAGGGCCAGCAGCGCTTTCGCATCGAAGGCAGCGAGATGCGCCACTACCCCGATACCGACACCATCGAGATCGACCAGGTGCGCCTGCGCGCCATCGGCCGCGATGGCAGCCTGACCCTGGCCACCGCGCGCCGTGCCGTGGGCAATGGCGACGGCAGCGAGCTGCAGCTGCAGGGCGATGTGAGCGTGGAGCGCTACGAGGTCCTGCCCGGCGGCGAGCTCTCGGCCAGCCCGCGCCTGCGCATGGACGGCGACTTCCTGCACGCCTTCCTGGACCGCGAGCTGCTGCGCTCTCACCTGCCCATGCGCCTGCGCTATGCCGGGGGCGACATCCAGGCGCGCAGCTTTGAATACGACCACCTGAACGGGCGACTGAGCTTCGGCGGCCGCAGCCACGCCCGCCTCGACCCGCGAAGCCCCCGTCCATGA
- a CDS encoding HAD family hydrolase translates to MHSLTPALRFPPELLLKAQGPGLGLKAAIFDVDGVLTDGRIYIGEQGEGFKAFSTLDGHGLKLLDQGGITPIVITGRDSPAVRRRVADLGLKHAVYGAKDKLAVAQPLLDSLGLAWEQVAAMGDDWPDLPLMLRAGFACAPAQAHAEVRAVAHHVTAAPGGHGAARECCDLLLMAAGRYAALLNGHLSTLDGGRP, encoded by the coding sequence ATGCACAGCCTGACACCCGCCCTGCGCTTTCCCCCCGAACTCCTGCTCAAGGCCCAGGGCCCCGGCCTGGGGCTCAAGGCCGCCATCTTCGATGTGGACGGCGTGCTGACCGATGGCCGCATCTACATCGGCGAGCAGGGCGAGGGCTTCAAGGCCTTCTCCACCCTGGACGGCCATGGCCTCAAGCTGCTGGACCAGGGCGGCATCACGCCCATCGTGATCACCGGCCGCGACTCGCCGGCCGTGCGCCGCCGTGTGGCCGATCTGGGCCTGAAGCATGCCGTCTACGGCGCCAAGGACAAGCTGGCTGTGGCCCAGCCCCTGCTGGACAGCCTGGGCCTGGCCTGGGAGCAGGTGGCTGCCATGGGGGATGACTGGCCCGACCTGCCCCTGATGCTGCGCGCCGGCTTTGCCTGCGCCCCGGCCCAGGCCCATGCCGAGGTCCGGGCCGTGGCCCACCATGTGACCGCCGCGCCCGGCGGCCATGGCGCCGCGCGCGAGTGCTGCGATCTGCTGCTGATGGCGGCCGGCCGCTATGCGGCCCTGCTGAATGGCCATCTGTCCACCCTGGACGGAGGTCGCCCCTGA
- a CDS encoding SIS domain-containing protein, with protein MSAVPSFDAALALQRGRQTLEIEAAGISAMAPRLGESFVRAVQTVLACQGRVAVMGIGKSGHVGAKIAATLASTGTPAFFVHPVEANHGDLGMIGRDDVILALSNSGESDELNAILPVLKRLGVSIIAMTGRAESSLARHADIVLDSQVAQEACPLNLAPTASTTAQMALGDALAVALLDARGFKAEDFARSHPGGALGRKLLTHVRDLMRSGEALPTVAPETPFTDMMRVMSAKGLGAAVVVDAQQRVLGIFTDGDLRRLVERGGDLRALTAADVASRNPRTVAAEALAVDAADLMESARITLVLVADEAQRLIGAISINDLMQAKVI; from the coding sequence ATGAGCGCAGTCCCGTCCTTTGATGCCGCCCTCGCCCTGCAAAGAGGCCGGCAGACCCTGGAGATCGAAGCCGCCGGCATCAGTGCCATGGCGCCGCGCCTGGGCGAGTCTTTTGTGCGGGCGGTGCAGACCGTGCTGGCCTGCCAGGGCCGGGTGGCCGTGATGGGCATCGGCAAGTCGGGTCATGTCGGCGCAAAGATCGCCGCGACGCTCGCCTCCACCGGCACGCCCGCATTCTTCGTGCACCCCGTCGAAGCCAATCACGGCGATCTTGGCATGATCGGGCGTGACGACGTGATCCTCGCGCTCTCCAATTCCGGCGAGAGCGACGAGCTCAACGCCATCCTGCCGGTGCTCAAGCGCCTGGGCGTGAGCATCATCGCCATGACCGGCCGCGCCGAGTCCAGCCTGGCCCGGCATGCCGATATCGTGCTGGACAGCCAGGTGGCCCAGGAAGCCTGCCCACTCAATCTGGCGCCCACGGCCAGCACCACGGCCCAGATGGCCCTGGGCGATGCCCTGGCCGTGGCCCTGCTGGATGCGCGCGGCTTCAAGGCCGAGGACTTTGCCCGCTCCCACCCCGGTGGTGCCCTGGGCCGCAAGCTGCTCACCCATGTGCGCGACCTGATGCGCAGCGGCGAGGCCCTGCCCACCGTGGCGCCCGAGACGCCTTTCACCGACATGATGCGCGTGATGTCTGCCAAGGGCCTGGGCGCGGCCGTGGTGGTGGACGCCCAGCAGCGCGTGCTGGGCATCTTCACCGACGGTGATCTGCGCCGCCTGGTGGAGCGCGGCGGCGATCTGCGCGCGCTCACGGCCGCCGACGTGGCCTCCCGGAACCCCCGCACCGTCGCCGCCGAGGCCCTGGCCGTGGACGCGGCCGACCTGATGGAATCCGCCCGCATCACCCTGGTGCTGGTGGCCGACGAGGCGCAGCGCCTGATCGGCGCGATCAGCATCAACGATCTGATGCAAGCCAAGGTCATCTGA
- a CDS encoding DJ-1/PfpI family protein, giving the protein MSNAKKLLLLAGDYVEDYEIMVPFQALQAVGHRVDAVCPGKAAGDFVLTAIHDFEGAQTYSEKPGHRFTLNASFAEARAEDYDGLVIPGGRAPEYLRTVAGVVPLVQAFARADKPIAAICHGAQLLAAAGVIRGKQVSAYPACAAEVELAGASYAAIPVDQAVTDGKLVTAPAWPAHPAWIAQFLAVLGTEIRH; this is encoded by the coding sequence ATGAGCAATGCCAAGAAGCTGCTGCTGCTGGCCGGCGACTATGTGGAAGACTACGAGATCATGGTGCCCTTCCAGGCCCTGCAGGCCGTGGGCCACCGGGTGGACGCGGTCTGCCCCGGCAAGGCGGCCGGTGATTTCGTGCTGACCGCCATCCACGATTTCGAGGGCGCCCAGACCTATTCCGAAAAGCCCGGCCACCGCTTCACCCTCAACGCCAGCTTTGCCGAAGCCCGGGCCGAGGACTATGACGGCCTGGTCATCCCCGGCGGCCGCGCCCCCGAGTACCTGCGCACCGTGGCCGGCGTCGTGCCCCTGGTGCAGGCTTTCGCGCGCGCGGACAAGCCGATTGCCGCCATCTGCCACGGCGCCCAGCTGCTGGCCGCGGCCGGCGTGATCCGCGGCAAGCAGGTCTCGGCCTACCCGGCCTGCGCCGCCGAGGTGGAACTGGCCGGCGCCAGCTATGCCGCCATCCCCGTGGACCAGGCCGTGACCGACGGCAAACTGGTCACCGCCCCCGCCTGGCCGGCGCACCCGGCCTGGATCGCGCAGTTCCTGGCGGTGCTGGGCACGGAGATCCGGCACTGA
- a CDS encoding ribbon-helix-helix domain-containing protein — translation MCQVFISADPQSYESRTRSVRLHGVVTSIRLENLHWEVLEEIGARDGMSVTQLIEKLYDELVQARGAVGNFASFLRVSALRYMALQAQQRIPADLSVPIRSLDAGAVLRDLPASWARPTRVVTLGPSDA, via the coding sequence ATGTGCCAGGTCTTCATCAGCGCCGATCCGCAGTCCTATGAATCGCGCACCCGCTCGGTCCGCCTGCATGGCGTGGTCACCAGCATCCGGCTGGAAAACCTGCACTGGGAGGTGCTGGAGGAGATCGGCGCGCGTGACGGCATGAGCGTCACCCAGCTGATCGAGAAGCTCTACGACGAGTTGGTCCAGGCCCGCGGCGCGGTGGGCAATTTCGCCTCCTTCCTGCGGGTCAGCGCCCTGCGCTACATGGCGCTGCAGGCGCAGCAACGCATCCCGGCCGACCTCAGCGTGCCCATCCGCTCGCTGGATGCCGGCGCGGTGCTGCGCGATCTGCCGGCCAGCTGGGCCCGGCCCACCCGGGTCGTGACGCTGGGGCCGTCGGACGCCTGA
- a CDS encoding TetR/AcrR family transcriptional regulator, with product MSSKAEQLVQRAMQLFYRQGFHATGVDQLSREAALTKKTLYRYFPTKEALVQAALRWRHEELMARIRAHVEAAAPAGRPLAYLDFIALWVAEPDFCGCAFINAAAEYPAAAEAAHAIAAEHKQALRDYLQGLCEAAGLAQPAHKAAALFLLGEGLTVAAQVSGADAALLALARRQAEALLQA from the coding sequence ATGAGCAGCAAAGCCGAACAACTGGTGCAGCGCGCGATGCAGCTGTTCTACCGCCAGGGTTTCCACGCCACCGGCGTGGACCAGCTCAGCCGCGAGGCCGCGCTGACCAAGAAGACGCTGTACCGCTACTTCCCCACCAAGGAGGCCCTGGTCCAGGCCGCGCTGCGCTGGCGGCACGAGGAGCTGATGGCGCGCATCCGCGCCCATGTGGAGGCCGCGGCGCCGGCCGGACGGCCCCTGGCTTATCTGGACTTCATCGCCCTGTGGGTGGCCGAGCCCGATTTCTGCGGCTGCGCCTTCATCAATGCGGCGGCCGAGTACCCGGCCGCCGCCGAGGCCGCCCACGCCATAGCTGCCGAGCACAAGCAGGCCCTGCGCGACTATCTGCAGGGCCTGTGCGAGGCCGCCGGCCTGGCCCAGCCGGCGCACAAGGCGGCCGCGCTCTTCCTGCTGGGCGAGGGCCTGACGGTGGCGGCCCAGGTCAGCGGGGCCGATGCGGCCCTGCTGGCCCTGGCCCGTCGCCAGGCCGAGGCCCTGCTGCAGGCCTGA
- a CDS encoding HPP family protein: protein MPAFLSTWTRRLPASRAPASPALGFVLWSFLGASLAIALTGWLSQASGLPWLMAPFGASCVLVFGLPDSPLAQPRSLIGGHLVASLVGLLVLHTLGPSWWAAGLAVGLALALMQLSRSVHAPAGADPLVLMAGQAGLETLLTPVLAGSLLILLIALAVNNLRQRGSYPKYWI from the coding sequence ATGCCTGCCTTCTTGTCCACCTGGACCCGCCGCCTGCCGGCCTCTCGCGCCCCGGCCAGCCCGGCCCTGGGTTTTGTGCTCTGGTCTTTTCTGGGAGCCAGCCTGGCCATCGCCCTGACGGGCTGGCTCAGCCAGGCCAGCGGTCTGCCCTGGCTGATGGCGCCTTTCGGGGCCAGCTGCGTGCTGGTCTTCGGTCTGCCGGACAGCCCCCTGGCCCAGCCGCGCAGCCTGATCGGCGGCCATCTGGTGGCCAGCCTGGTGGGCCTGCTGGTCTTGCACACCCTGGGCCCCTCCTGGTGGGCGGCCGGTCTGGCCGTGGGTCTGGCCCTGGCCCTGATGCAGCTCAGCCGCAGCGTGCATGCGCCGGCCGGGGCCGATCCCCTGGTGCTGATGGCCGGCCAGGCCGGCCTGGAGACGCTGCTCACGCCGGTGCTGGCCGGCTCCCTGCTGATCCTGCTGATCGCGCTGGCGGTCAACAATCTGCGCCAGCGCGGCAGCTATCCCAAGTACTGGATCTGA
- a CDS encoding Glu/Leu/Phe/Val dehydrogenase, which translates to MPNLSFVSPTRNSPWGTYLSQIDAVEPYLGKLARWVETLRRPKRALIVDIPIELDNGTIAHYEGYRVQHSLTRGPGKGGVRYHPDVTLEEVMALSAWMTIKNAAVNLPYGGAKGGIRLDPKTLSMKELEKVTRRYTSEIGIIIGPQQDIPAPDVNTNGQIMAWMMDTYSMNVGATATGVVTGKPIPLGGSLGRVAATGRGVFVIGREAMRRLNVPMEGARVAVQGFGNVGSIAAKLFHANGAKVVAVQDHTGTIHNDSGVDMGALLDHVALAGGVAGFKGADGIPNENFWDVKTDVLIPAALEGQITAERAQRLSTKIVLEGANGPTTPDGDAVLADRGIIVVPDVIANAGGVTVSYFEWVQDFSSFFWTEDEINVRLDKIITGAFKGIWETSEQHKITLRTAAFTVACTRVLQAREERGLYP; encoded by the coding sequence ATGCCCAACCTGTCCTTCGTTTCTCCCACGCGCAACAGTCCCTGGGGTACCTACCTCTCCCAGATCGACGCGGTCGAGCCCTACCTGGGCAAGCTGGCCCGCTGGGTGGAAACGCTGCGCCGCCCCAAGCGTGCCCTGATCGTGGACATCCCCATCGAACTGGACAACGGCACCATCGCGCACTACGAGGGCTACCGCGTCCAGCACAGCCTGACCCGCGGCCCGGGCAAGGGCGGTGTGCGCTACCACCCCGACGTCACGCTGGAAGAAGTGATGGCCCTGTCGGCCTGGATGACCATCAAGAACGCTGCGGTCAACCTGCCCTACGGCGGCGCCAAGGGCGGCATCCGTCTGGATCCCAAGACCCTGTCGATGAAGGAACTGGAAAAGGTGACGCGCCGCTACACCAGCGAGATCGGCATCATCATCGGCCCGCAGCAGGACATCCCAGCCCCGGACGTGAACACCAATGGCCAGATCATGGCCTGGATGATGGATACCTACTCGATGAACGTCGGCGCCACCGCCACCGGCGTCGTCACCGGCAAGCCCATCCCCCTGGGCGGCTCGCTGGGCCGTGTGGCCGCCACCGGCCGCGGCGTGTTCGTGATCGGCCGTGAAGCCATGCGCCGCCTGAACGTGCCCATGGAAGGCGCACGCGTCGCGGTGCAGGGCTTCGGCAATGTGGGCTCCATCGCCGCCAAGCTCTTCCACGCCAATGGCGCCAAGGTCGTGGCCGTGCAGGACCACACCGGCACCATCCACAACGACAGCGGCGTGGACATGGGCGCCCTGCTGGACCATGTGGCCCTGGCGGGCGGCGTGGCCGGCTTCAAGGGCGCGGACGGCATTCCCAACGAGAACTTCTGGGATGTGAAGACCGATGTGCTGATCCCGGCCGCCCTGGAAGGCCAGATCACCGCCGAGCGCGCCCAGCGCCTCTCGACCAAGATCGTGCTGGAAGGCGCCAACGGCCCGACGACGCCGGACGGCGACGCCGTGCTGGCCGACCGCGGCATCATCGTGGTGCCGGACGTGATCGCCAATGCCGGCGGCGTGACCGTGTCCTACTTCGAGTGGGTGCAGGACTTCTCCAGCTTCTTCTGGACCGAGGACGAGATCAATGTCCGCCTGGACAAGATCATCACCGGCGCCTTCAAGGGCATCTGGGAGACCAGCGAGCAGCACAAGATCACGCTGCGCACCGCGGCCTTCACCGTGGCCTGCACCCGCGTGCTGCAGGCCCGCGAAGAGCGCGGCCTCTACCCCTGA